One window of Dehalobacterium formicoaceticum genomic DNA carries:
- the plsY gene encoding glycerol-3-phosphate 1-O-acyltransferase PlsY, with protein MMKSILCLVIAYFLGAIPWAYIVTKAVKGIDIRQVGSGNVGFTNALRTIGKGPALLVLAGDIGKGAAAVLLAKYLATPTIAALAGIMVLLGHNYPIYLGFKGGKGAAAGFGVMLALLPLEALIAVVVWLAVIFLTRYVSLGTIVGALTVPISTIIFNQELPYLLFSIVAAAFVIVKHHSNIRRLIEGTESKIGK; from the coding sequence ATGATGAAATCCATATTGTGTCTGGTCATCGCTTATTTTTTAGGTGCGATTCCCTGGGCATATATCGTGACAAAAGCCGTAAAAGGAATTGATATTCGGCAGGTGGGCAGCGGCAATGTAGGTTTTACCAATGCTTTACGTACCATCGGTAAAGGACCGGCGCTCTTGGTGCTCGCAGGGGATATTGGTAAAGGCGCCGCAGCCGTTTTATTGGCCAAATACTTAGCAACACCCACCATCGCAGCTTTAGCAGGTATAATGGTGTTATTGGGACATAATTATCCCATATATTTAGGTTTTAAAGGAGGCAAAGGGGCTGCGGCCGGTTTTGGGGTCATGCTGGCATTGCTTCCCCTGGAAGCACTTATAGCCGTGGTCGTGTGGCTGGCAGTTATTTTTCTGACACGCTATGTGTCATTGGGAACAATTGTGGGGGCATTAACCGTTCCCATCTCCACGATCATCTTTAATCAGGAATTGCCTTATCTTTTATTTAGTATTGTGGCGGCAGCTTTTGTAATTGTCAAGCATCACTCTAATATCCGGAGATTAATCGAGGGTACGGAAAGTAAGATCGGAAAATAA
- a CDS encoding DUF512 domain-containing protein, giving the protein MKAEITGVIPGSIGAELGLEKGDFLISMNGVEPQDFIDYRFLLADEDLDVEIEKADGERMIIEIEKGEDEDLGLTFAHNTFDGVKRCKNKCIFCFVDQMPPNLRDSLYVKDDDYRLSLLYGNFITMTNLKDEDLQRIIQFHISPLYISVHTLDPALRQRMLNNPQAGEIIDKISRLAAAGIEMHTQIVLCPGVNDGKPLADTITNLKKYWPQVQSAAVVPVGITKYQKNEHMRPFTKEEAAEIVRDISRRQQGFKNEIDSNFVFLADEFYFLAEQEIPSYDHYEEFAQIENGVGLVRYLWEDFEREAVSLPQRIKEPRKIYFVTGVSGERALAPIVQRLNEIENLTVEVIPLQNEFFGHTVTVSGLLTGSDLMLGLKDWRQKIDHLPEIFITSAMLKDEENLFLDDLTVPQVEEQLHCRIRVVEPQGKSIVQAIGN; this is encoded by the coding sequence ATGAAGGCAGAAATAACCGGTGTCATCCCGGGAAGTATCGGAGCAGAACTGGGCTTGGAAAAAGGAGATTTTCTGATTTCCATGAACGGCGTGGAACCACAGGATTTTATTGATTATCGATTTCTGTTGGCAGATGAAGATCTTGATGTTGAAATTGAAAAGGCTGATGGAGAACGGATGATAATTGAGATTGAAAAAGGTGAGGATGAAGACCTGGGCTTGACTTTTGCCCATAATACATTTGACGGAGTAAAAAGATGCAAAAATAAATGCATCTTTTGTTTCGTAGACCAAATGCCTCCTAATTTGAGGGATTCCTTATATGTCAAGGATGATGATTATCGCCTGTCCTTGCTTTATGGCAATTTTATCACCATGACGAACCTCAAGGATGAGGATCTCCAGCGTATCATTCAGTTCCATATCAGCCCGCTTTACATTTCCGTACATACCCTAGATCCGGCTTTGCGTCAAAGGATGTTAAATAATCCTCAGGCGGGAGAGATCATCGATAAAATTTCCCGTTTGGCTGCCGCCGGCATTGAGATGCATACCCAGATCGTGCTTTGTCCGGGGGTGAATGATGGAAAGCCTTTGGCCGATACCATCACAAATCTTAAGAAATATTGGCCTCAGGTGCAAAGCGCAGCGGTGGTTCCGGTGGGTATTACCAAATATCAAAAGAACGAACATATGCGCCCCTTTACAAAAGAAGAAGCAGCGGAAATTGTCCGGGATATTTCCCGCCGGCAGCAAGGGTTTAAAAATGAGATTGATAGCAATTTTGTCTTTTTGGCCGATGAATTTTATTTCCTGGCCGAACAGGAAATTCCCTCTTACGATCATTATGAAGAGTTTGCCCAGATTGAAAACGGCGTGGGCTTGGTGCGCTATCTATGGGAGGACTTTGAAAGAGAGGCAGTATCATTGCCCCAAAGGATCAAGGAGCCGCGCAAGATTTATTTTGTCACCGGCGTATCAGGAGAAAGGGCTTTGGCTCCAATTGTGCAGAGATTGAATGAGATTGAAAATTTAACCGTGGAAGTCATACCACTGCAAAATGAATTTTTTGGCCATACCGTCACTGTCTCAGGTCTTTTGACCGGCTCGGATCTGATGCTGGGACTTAAAGATTGGCGGCAAAAAATCGATCATCTGCCGGAGATTTTTATTACCTCTGCCATGTTAAAGGATGAGGAAAATTTATTTTTGGACGATCTGACTGTGCCCCAGGTAGAGGAGCAATTGCATTGCCGCATCAGGGTCGTTGAACCCCAGGGGAAAAGTATTGTTCAAGCCATTGGAAATTAA
- a CDS encoding IS256 family transposase: MNERANELVKLLAQECSSMEDIHSMLKNLFSGTIEEMLEAEMDEHLGYDKHSPAGDLSGNSRNGYNKKTLQTQMGKTEIKVPRDRNGEFEPQLIEKYQTKSNNLEHQVIAMYQKGMSTRDIEDHLRDIYGVDASPALISRITDKIMPQLMEWQSRPLESIYPVVFFDGIVFKVRKDAKIINKCAYTVLGINMEGRKEILGIWISENESASFWATVVNEMKNRGINDILIACHDNLSGLSTAINSVFPKTEQQLCIIHQIRNSTKYVSYKDLKTIMADLKMIYQAPCEDDALYHLEEFGEKWSKKYPQIAKSWRDNWSELSVYFKYPENVRRLIYTTNSVEGFHRMLRKFTKTKTTFPGDESLKKSIYLSIMEIERKWSLPIRDWGIIMGQMSIFFEERLTDSKGA, translated from the coding sequence ATGAACGAAAGAGCAAATGAATTAGTAAAACTATTGGCACAGGAATGCAGTAGCATGGAGGACATCCATTCCATGCTGAAAAACCTGTTCAGCGGAACAATTGAAGAGATGCTGGAAGCAGAAATGGATGAGCATTTGGGATATGATAAGCATAGCCCAGCAGGGGATCTGAGCGGAAATAGCCGGAATGGCTACAACAAAAAAACGTTACAAACGCAAATGGGAAAGACGGAAATAAAAGTTCCACGAGATCGAAATGGTGAATTTGAACCGCAATTGATTGAGAAATATCAAACAAAATCAAATAATTTAGAGCACCAAGTGATAGCCATGTATCAAAAAGGAATGTCTACCCGTGATATAGAAGACCACCTGCGTGATATCTATGGAGTAGATGCATCACCGGCTCTGATCAGTCGAATTACAGACAAAATCATGCCGCAGCTAATGGAGTGGCAATCAAGACCATTGGAGAGCATATATCCTGTAGTCTTCTTTGACGGAATAGTCTTCAAAGTGAGAAAGGATGCCAAGATCATCAACAAATGTGCCTATACAGTATTAGGGATTAATATGGAAGGCAGAAAAGAGATATTAGGTATTTGGATCAGCGAAAATGAAAGTGCAAGCTTTTGGGCAACTGTAGTCAATGAGATGAAAAATCGGGGCATAAACGACATTTTAATTGCATGCCACGACAATTTAAGCGGATTATCGACAGCGATAAACAGCGTTTTCCCGAAAACAGAGCAGCAGCTTTGCATCATCCACCAAATCAGAAACTCAACAAAATATGTTTCATACAAAGATTTAAAAACTATTATGGCGGATTTAAAAATGATCTATCAGGCTCCATGTGAGGATGACGCACTTTATCATCTTGAAGAATTTGGGGAGAAATGGAGTAAAAAATACCCACAGATAGCAAAGTCATGGCGAGATAACTGGAGCGAGCTTTCGGTATATTTCAAGTATCCAGAGAATGTTAGAAGGCTAATTTACACGACAAATTCAGTAGAAGGATTTCATCGGATGTTACGGAAATTTACAAAAACCAAAACCACCTTTCCCGGCGATGAATCACTAAAAAAATCAATCTACTTGTCCATTATGGAAATTGAGAGAAAGTGGAGTTTACCAATTCGCGATTGGGGAATAATAATGGGGCAGATGTCTATCTTCTTTGAGGAACGTCTGACGGACAGCAAAGGTGCATAA
- a CDS encoding cyclic lactone autoinducer peptide, giving the protein MALKNLLMRFGGVVASLALLVTSMNANTTCICFIHQPKPPKDMNKLRKF; this is encoded by the coding sequence ATGGCTTTGAAGAATCTTCTTATGAGATTCGGCGGGGTAGTCGCGAGTCTAGCTTTACTGGTAACATCAATGAATGCCAACACAACTTGCATCTGCTTTATTCATCAACCCAAACCGCCAAAAGATATGAATAAGCTTCGAAAATTTTAG
- the der gene encoding ribosome biogenesis GTPase Der: MKPIVAIVGRANVGKSTLFNRFTGSREAIVEDYPGVTRDRLYRDADWINRDFTVVDTGGIEFYGKDGSIESKVRQQAELAIEEADVILFVVDGKSGITPDDESVAQLLRKSKKPVVLAVNKIENFDKQDAVYDFYQLGLGEPIPISAIHGMNTGDLLDAVVEQFPSDAGENLPPETIKLALIGRPNVGKSSLANQLLKVERSIVSDIAGTTRDAIDSLLEEEGKHYLIIDTAGMRRKSRINEPTERYSVMRSLRAIDRSDVVLMLIDGVDGVTEQDKKIAGYAHEAGKGMILIVNKWDLVVKDDKTMHQFDQKIREEMGFLNYAPILYISALSGQRVHKILELVDFVAEQQNMRVPTARLNEVITEALAMTPPPTDKGKRLKVFYVTQVGVKPPKFVLFVNEPELMHFSYQRYLENQLRKNFGFEGTTIWLMIRKREKE, from the coding sequence ATGAAACCGATCGTAGCAATTGTAGGACGCGCAAATGTAGGAAAATCCACTTTATTCAATCGTTTTACGGGAAGTCGTGAGGCCATTGTGGAGGATTATCCCGGAGTAACCAGGGATCGTCTGTACCGGGATGCGGATTGGATCAACCGGGATTTTACCGTGGTTGATACCGGGGGCATTGAATTTTATGGCAAAGACGGCAGTATTGAATCGAAAGTGAGACAGCAAGCAGAACTGGCCATTGAAGAGGCGGATGTGATTCTCTTTGTGGTGGACGGAAAATCAGGCATCACACCTGATGATGAAAGTGTAGCTCAATTACTCAGAAAAAGCAAGAAACCCGTTGTCTTAGCGGTGAATAAAATCGAAAATTTTGATAAACAGGATGCGGTATACGACTTTTATCAATTGGGCTTAGGGGAACCTATTCCCATATCAGCTATCCACGGTATGAATACTGGGGATTTATTAGATGCGGTGGTAGAACAATTCCCTTCCGATGCAGGAGAGAATCTGCCGCCGGAAACAATTAAATTGGCTTTGATCGGCCGGCCTAATGTGGGCAAGTCATCATTAGCCAATCAGCTTTTGAAGGTAGAACGATCCATCGTATCCGACATCGCCGGTACGACGCGAGATGCCATCGACAGCTTGTTGGAGGAAGAGGGCAAGCATTATCTGATTATTGATACGGCAGGAATGCGGCGCAAATCCCGGATCAATGAGCCCACCGAAAGATACAGCGTGATGCGTTCACTTCGAGCCATTGATCGCAGTGATGTGGTTTTAATGCTCATTGATGGTGTGGATGGGGTTACGGAACAGGATAAAAAAATTGCCGGCTACGCCCACGAGGCGGGTAAAGGAATGATCCTGATCGTGAACAAATGGGATCTGGTGGTCAAAGATGATAAGACGATGCATCAATTCGATCAAAAGATCAGGGAAGAAATGGGTTTTCTGAATTATGCCCCTATCCTTTACATCTCTGCCCTGAGTGGTCAAAGGGTGCATAAGATCCTGGAACTAGTAGATTTTGTTGCTGAACAGCAGAACATGAGAGTACCAACCGCCCGATTGAACGAGGTGATCACCGAGGCCTTGGCCATGACACCCCCTCCTACGGACAAAGGGAAAAGATTAAAGGTCTTTTATGTGACCCAGGTGGGGGTTAAACCGCCTAAATTTGTTTTATTTGTCAACGAACCGGAATTAATGCATTTTTCTTATCAGCGCTACCTGGAAAATCAGCTGAGGAAGAATTTTGGCTTTGAAGGTACGACTATCTGGTTGATGATACGTAAAAGAGAAAAAGAGTGA
- a CDS encoding LytR/AlgR family response regulator transcription factor, translated as MMLRVAICDDDNTICSQIENILSKPSTGKMEIEIFYSGESLLQYISNGVYFDLIFLDIELQILNGVEVGKKIRDEMHNENTQIVFISCKDSYAMELFETRPLNFLIKPLKEEEIEKVIKKVIELAAKSNHFFEYKIGRTQTKIPLKDILYFESSGKKVKIFTQDVVHEFYGKLSVIERQLINKDFIQIHKSYLVNYFHVIKYQYENVKLSDYTVLSISQQHRKSVSDRLLQRWQEDKGNG; from the coding sequence ATGATGTTGCGTGTTGCTATTTGCGATGACGATAACACAATTTGCTCTCAAATTGAAAATATATTGTCCAAGCCCAGCACAGGAAAAATGGAAATCGAAATATTTTATTCAGGGGAATCACTACTCCAATATATATCAAATGGAGTATATTTTGATCTTATCTTTTTAGATATTGAACTTCAGATCCTAAATGGCGTAGAGGTAGGGAAAAAAATTAGGGATGAGATGCATAATGAAAATACACAAATTGTATTTATTTCTTGTAAAGACAGTTATGCTATGGAGCTTTTTGAAACAAGACCTTTGAATTTTTTAATTAAGCCGCTTAAAGAAGAGGAAATAGAAAAAGTCATAAAAAAAGTTATTGAGTTAGCGGCAAAAAGCAATCATTTTTTTGAATATAAAATTGGCCGCACACAAACTAAAATACCTTTAAAGGATATTTTATATTTCGAAAGTTCCGGCAAAAAAGTAAAGATATTTACCCAAGACGTAGTTCATGAATTTTATGGAAAGCTTTCGGTTATTGAACGACAGCTCATTAACAAAGACTTCATACAAATTCACAAATCTTATTTAGTAAATTATTTCCATGTGATTAAATATCAATATGAAAATGTAAAATTATCTGATTATACAGTGTTATCAATTAGCCAGCAGCATAGAAAATCAGTAAGTGACAGACTATTGCAACGCTGGCAGGAGGATAAAGGAAATGGATAA
- a CDS encoding DUF3189 family protein: MIFIYCCYGGSHSSVTAAAAHLKLLSEGGKPAPEELMKVPYYDIQTNQDHGYFRYMGEDAQGNQVYIIGMHNSRKRFQVILSQIIDLLNLDRKQFVFVDTMPAVNWMMMVGGFTSRRLGWVKLGRPLVIRGTQNAYQKISKLVHRVKKNRIR, encoded by the coding sequence ATGATTTTTATTTATTGTTGTTACGGTGGTAGTCATTCCTCGGTCACAGCAGCCGCCGCTCATCTGAAGCTCCTTTCGGAAGGGGGGAAACCCGCCCCGGAGGAATTGATGAAGGTCCCTTATTATGATATCCAAACTAATCAGGACCACGGATATTTTAGATACATGGGGGAAGATGCCCAGGGGAATCAAGTTTATATTATCGGGATGCACAATTCCAGAAAAAGGTTCCAGGTGATCCTCAGTCAAATCATTGATTTGTTAAACTTAGACCGGAAACAATTTGTTTTTGTTGACACCATGCCTGCTGTCAATTGGATGATGATGGTGGGTGGGTTTACTTCCAGACGGTTGGGCTGGGTGAAGTTGGGCCGACCCCTTGTTATTCGGGGTACACAAAATGCCTACCAAAAAATATCCAAGTTGGTGCATAGAGTAAAAAAGAATCGCATCAGATAA
- a CDS encoding DUF1614 domain-containing protein, with amino-acid sequence MPQVPIGMIILVILSVIIYFGLAQRVLDRMKLTDRGALAFIAAIIIGSFIEIPIVTGRTAMSVNLGGALIPLIFVLYLLFTAGTAKEWGRTVAGTVVATFLLVTVNRFISADPETMMIDPLWVTPIIAGVTAYVISHSRRGAFITAVLSVILADVVNYFWLLRTGTPGRVAFGGAGALDAVILSGIIAVLLAEFIGELRERLQGGPALAGRPKKLLEGLKNPSHSLDGKGEETNQKESKEGGDGNEK; translated from the coding sequence ATGCCGCAAGTACCTATAGGAATGATCATTCTTGTTATATTATCGGTAATAATTTATTTTGGGTTGGCCCAACGGGTTTTAGACCGCATGAAATTAACAGACCGGGGAGCATTGGCTTTCATCGCTGCGATCATTATCGGGAGTTTTATTGAAATCCCCATCGTCACGGGAAGGACGGCCATGAGTGTTAATCTAGGCGGTGCTTTGATTCCTTTAATCTTTGTCCTTTACCTTTTGTTCACTGCCGGGACGGCCAAAGAATGGGGCAGAACGGTGGCGGGAACGGTTGTTGCCACTTTTTTATTGGTAACCGTCAACCGATTCATTTCCGCCGATCCGGAAACCATGATGATTGATCCCTTGTGGGTGACCCCCATTATTGCCGGTGTAACTGCCTATGTAATCAGCCATTCCAGAAGAGGCGCTTTTATTACTGCCGTTTTAAGTGTAATCCTGGCTGATGTGGTTAATTATTTTTGGCTGCTGCGCACTGGGACTCCCGGAAGAGTGGCTTTTGGGGGGGCAGGTGCCCTGGATGCCGTTATCCTTTCGGGTATCATTGCCGTTTTGCTGGCGGAATTTATCGGTGAACTGAGAGAAAGGCTCCAGGGTGGTCCTGCCCTGGCAGGAAGACCAAAAAAATTATTGGAAGGTCTTAAAAATCCATCTCACTCTCTTGATGGTAAAGGTGAAGAAACAAATCAAAAAGAGTCAAAAGAAGGAGGCGACGGTAATGAAAAATAG
- a CDS encoding sensor histidine kinase, whose translation MDNYDIIYFLSNIFGTYIIYRFMYIFFERRSKNKKVELISYILYFLAIGIIYISHNTPIVNLICNLIMFFLLTLNYYSNWKMKLTAVVYVYAILISVETITIIILNILNLNALIKGVDLQLILAQIISKILSYIVVLVISNLKMIKAEYHIPLLHWIAVFIIPLGTLFSTFILMKESNPENFPQIFISIAILFIINVFVFYLYDILLQSYQEKTEKNLLRQQNNAYIKQLKIINQSLKNIKILRHDIKKHMLALQTLIEKGNNDLSLQYLQNAFNLINNVNEYVKSGNAEVDSILNYKIYEAKRKDIDVIVNLKIPEKLSIQSFDLVAILGNLLDNAIEATSIYTGEKRIGIFVELNRNVLYVNITNPFQEKLHYGFNKLKTTHRDAENHGFGLESVKKAIEKYNGTMNIKHTDNTFRVDVLIYNRNFSAEEKV comes from the coding sequence ATGGATAATTATGACATCATTTATTTTTTATCCAATATTTTTGGGACCTATATCATTTATAGATTTATGTATATTTTTTTTGAACGACGTTCAAAAAACAAAAAAGTGGAATTGATATCATACATACTCTATTTTTTGGCGATTGGGATAATATATATATCCCATAATACCCCTATTGTTAATCTCATCTGTAACTTAATCATGTTTTTTCTGCTAACGCTAAATTATTACTCTAATTGGAAGATGAAATTGACCGCGGTTGTTTATGTTTATGCAATATTAATTTCTGTTGAAACAATTACTATAATCATATTGAACATACTAAATTTGAACGCACTTATTAAAGGTGTTGATTTACAATTAATTCTTGCTCAAATAATTAGTAAGATTTTATCTTACATTGTTGTTCTAGTAATTTCAAACCTTAAAATGATTAAAGCGGAATACCATATCCCATTATTGCATTGGATTGCAGTTTTTATTATTCCGCTTGGAACGCTATTTTCTACTTTTATATTAATGAAAGAAAGCAATCCTGAAAATTTTCCTCAAATTTTCATTAGTATTGCAATATTATTTATAATAAATGTATTTGTTTTTTATTTATATGATATTCTGCTACAGTCTTATCAGGAAAAAACTGAGAAAAATCTATTGAGACAACAAAATAATGCCTATATTAAGCAGCTAAAAATCATAAATCAATCACTTAAGAATATTAAGATACTCCGTCATGATATTAAAAAACATATGTTGGCATTACAAACTTTAATTGAAAAAGGTAATAATGATTTGTCATTGCAGTATCTTCAAAATGCTTTTAATCTTATAAACAATGTCAACGAATACGTTAAATCCGGTAATGCGGAAGTCGATAGTATTCTAAACTATAAAATATACGAGGCAAAAAGAAAAGACATAGATGTAATAGTAAATTTAAAAATTCCTGAAAAACTGAGTATTCAATCATTTGATTTGGTAGCTATTTTAGGAAACCTACTTGATAATGCAATAGAAGCAACATCTATATACACAGGAGAAAAAAGGATAGGGATTTTTGTTGAATTAAACAGAAACGTACTTTATGTTAATATAACGAATCCTTTTCAAGAGAAATTACATTATGGATTTAATAAATTGAAAACTACTCATAGAGATGCAGAAAATCATGGTTTTGGGTTAGAAAGCGTGAAGAAGGCTATTGAAAAATATAACGGTACTATGAATATCAAGCATACGGACAATACTTTTCGTGTTGATGTGCTAATCTATAACCGTAATTTTAGTGCGGAAGAAAAAGTTTAA
- a CDS encoding DUF3189 family protein: MKIIFYSYSGVHSAVLAGAVYLGKFSSQEAVPLLFQDLPFYGHPDRGSKIRYLGDDERGNQVYTLGVGGEPALIARGIEDFLRIALVSSADLKLINTADGLNNWTKWGEKLATKGLQHAGNFLATQGLKRNLPSLIKKVSPKQEDPWY, translated from the coding sequence ATGAAAATTATCTTTTATAGCTATAGTGGAGTTCATTCCGCTGTATTAGCCGGGGCAGTTTATTTGGGCAAGTTTTCTTCCCAAGAGGCAGTCCCTCTTTTATTTCAGGATCTTCCTTTTTATGGGCATCCGGATCGAGGGAGTAAAATCAGATATCTGGGGGACGATGAAAGAGGCAATCAAGTTTATACTTTGGGCGTGGGAGGGGAGCCGGCACTGATAGCAAGAGGAATCGAGGATTTTTTGCGCATCGCCCTTGTTTCCTCCGCAGATCTTAAGCTGATCAATACCGCTGATGGATTAAATAACTGGACTAAATGGGGCGAAAAGTTAGCAACCAAGGGTCTGCAACATGCGGGAAATTTTTTAGCCACACAGGGGCTGAAAAGAAACCTCCCTTCCTTAATCAAGAAAGTTAGTCCCAAACAGGAAGATCCCTGGTATTGA
- a CDS encoding accessory gene regulator ArgB-like protein, protein MSANFLNKAIDQLVEVNIINRDDKELYFYGLEQGLIMLANVITILMIGLIFGMVWQSIVFIVAYLPLRSYAGGYHAKTQIQCYLFSIVLIFAVLFAIKFISWTSLVCFSLAFVAGIIIFILAPLEDSNKPLDDIERAVYKKRTRIILGAEFCMLLVMLVLDANQISICISVSFLAMGSMLLLGKLNMA, encoded by the coding sequence ATGTCGGCTAATTTTTTGAACAAGGCCATAGATCAACTTGTTGAGGTAAATATTATAAATAGAGATGACAAAGAATTATATTTCTATGGTCTAGAACAAGGTCTGATTATGTTAGCTAATGTCATCACAATTCTCATGATTGGGCTTATCTTCGGAATGGTTTGGCAAAGCATTGTTTTTATTGTGGCATATCTCCCCTTACGCTCATATGCAGGAGGCTATCATGCCAAAACTCAGATCCAATGCTATCTGTTTTCCATAGTACTTATTTTTGCAGTCCTTTTTGCAATTAAATTTATCTCATGGACAAGTTTAGTTTGCTTTAGTTTAGCATTTGTTGCAGGAATAATAATCTTTATTTTGGCACCCTTGGAGGATAGCAACAAGCCCTTAGACGACATAGAGAGAGCAGTATATAAAAAACGAACAAGGATCATCTTGGGTGCAGAGTTTTGTATGTTGTTGGTAATGTTAGTTCTTGATGCTAATCAAATTTCAATTTGCATCTCTGTATCCTTTTTAGCCATGGGCAGTATGCTCTTATTAGGGAAACTAAATATGGCGTAA
- the spoIIP gene encoding stage II sporulation protein P, whose product MKNRRFLSIILLAAILILGSSLYIQHNSSVVASNWSDFLGISYETEAGEGKYFQLLDESNQVITSTALPVHVGDEFWAADNKHYRVTKVNRYTATCKYLGTDKIAWLDEWDLIPASADITVQAKNNQNNVVGVYHTHADESYVPTDGKSSERGNGGILKVGDAFTNSLEKNGLTVYHDKTPHDPHDAGAYQRSRRTAVRLLKNQPAIMFDVHRDAVPADVYKNEINGQPVTKIKLVVGRQNQTKQANLEFAKTMKAAMDKTHPGLFEGIFLAKGNYNQDLGPRMMLIEAGSHENSRKDAERGVALLADTVPKVLGIYQNKGAQPQGEQIAAPGTTRNKSGSWPAIWWLLGIVVVGGGLYLVISTGSFGGGVKKLKEFTGSEFKDVFKRKDK is encoded by the coding sequence ATGAAAAATAGGCGATTCCTGAGCATAATTCTCCTGGCAGCCATTTTGATTTTAGGAAGCTCCCTTTACATCCAACATAATTCCTCGGTCGTTGCTTCCAACTGGTCTGATTTCCTGGGGATTAGTTATGAAACGGAAGCTGGGGAAGGGAAGTATTTTCAGTTGCTTGATGAATCTAACCAGGTGATCACAAGCACTGCGCTTCCCGTCCATGTAGGAGATGAATTTTGGGCGGCTGATAATAAGCATTATCGGGTCACCAAGGTGAACAGGTATACGGCCACTTGCAAATATCTGGGCACAGATAAGATTGCCTGGCTGGATGAATGGGATCTGATTCCTGCCTCTGCCGATATCACTGTCCAAGCAAAAAACAATCAAAACAATGTGGTCGGTGTTTATCACACTCATGCAGATGAGTCCTATGTACCGACAGACGGAAAATCCAGTGAGCGGGGTAACGGCGGCATTTTAAAGGTAGGGGATGCCTTTACCAATAGCTTAGAAAAAAATGGGCTTACGGTATATCATGATAAAACACCTCATGATCCTCATGATGCCGGTGCTTATCAAAGGTCCCGAAGAACAGCAGTGCGCTTACTAAAAAATCAGCCGGCCATCATGTTTGATGTGCATCGGGATGCCGTACCGGCGGATGTTTATAAAAATGAAATTAATGGACAACCGGTAACAAAAATTAAGTTGGTGGTCGGGCGTCAAAATCAAACTAAACAAGCCAACCTGGAATTCGCGAAAACCATGAAAGCAGCCATGGATAAAACCCATCCCGGTTTATTTGAAGGAATTTTTTTGGCGAAAGGTAATTACAACCAGGATTTAGGTCCCCGGATGATGCTGATTGAAGCCGGTTCTCATGAAAACAGCAGGAAGGATGCGGAAAGAGGGGTCGCTTTATTGGCCGATACCGTACCCAAGGTGTTAGGAATTTATCAAAATAAAGGAGCACAGCCTCAGGGAGAACAGATTGCTGCTCCGGGAACAACCAGGAATAAGTCCGGATCCTGGCCGGCCATTTGGTGGTTATTAGGAATTGTTGTTGTGGGCGGAGGCTTATATTTGGTCATTAGTACCGGATCTTTCGGCGGAGGAGTAAAAAAGCTGAAAGAATTTACAGGCAGTGAATTTAAAGATGTCTTTAAAAGAAAGGATAAATAA